The Equus quagga isolate Etosha38 chromosome 2, UCLA_HA_Equagga_1.0, whole genome shotgun sequence genome has a window encoding:
- the NPM3 gene encoding nucleoplasmin-3, with product MAAGAAAALAFLSQESRARAGAGGGLRAPAPVTMDSFFFGCELSGHTRSFTFKVEEEDDAEHVLALTMLCLTEGAKDECNVVEVVAQNHDHQEIAVPVANLKLSCQPMLSLDDFQLQPPVTFRLKSGSGPVRITGRHQIVTISNDVSEEEESEEEGSEEEEVELCPILPAKKQGARR from the exons ATGGCcgccggcgccgccgccgccttgGCCTTCTTGAGTCAGGAGAGCCGAGCCCGCGCCGGGGCGGGCGGGGGTCTGCGGGCCCCAGCTCCGGTCACGATGGACAGTTTTTTTTTCG GCTGTGAGCTCTCCGGCCACACCCGCTCTTTCACcttcaaagtagaggaagaggatgaTGCGGAGCACGTGCTGGCTTTGACCATG ctctgcctcacCGAGGGAGCCAAAGATGAGTGTAATGTGGTGGAAGTCGTGGCCCAGAACCATGACCACCAGGAGATTGCAGTCCCCGTAGCCAACCTCAAGTTGTCCTGCCAACCCATG CTCAGCTTGGATGACTTCCAGCTCCAACCACCAGTAACCTTCCGCCTGAAGTCAGGTTCTGGCCCTGTGCGGATCACTGGGCGGCACCAGATTG TTACGATAAGCAATGACGtttctgaggaagaagagagcgaagaagaagggagtgaggaggaggaggttgaGTTGTGCCCCATCCTGCCTGCCAAGAAGCAAGGGGCCAGGCGCTAG